A stretch of Treponema vincentii F0403 DNA encodes these proteins:
- the gspG gene encoding type II secretion system major pseudopilin GspG → MTVKKDKGFTLPETLVVIAIILILSATVGFSAFKFVGKAKTTACKNQIEIFKIALQAYYLDCGAYPSGGQGLQALWEKPILAPIPANWNGPYLDREIPSDPWNNQYVYKVPGDNNLPYTIISYGADGKEGGEGNDADIISWKR, encoded by the coding sequence ATGACAGTTAAGAAAGATAAAGGATTTACACTGCCTGAAACACTGGTAGTCATTGCGATTATTTTGATATTGAGCGCAACGGTCGGCTTTTCCGCATTTAAGTTCGTGGGAAAGGCAAAAACTACGGCATGTAAAAATCAAATAGAAATTTTTAAGATTGCACTGCAAGCGTACTATCTTGATTGCGGAGCATATCCATCAGGCGGACAGGGATTGCAAGCCCTGTGGGAAAAACCGATATTGGCTCCGATACCGGCAAATTGGAACGGTCCGTATTTGGATAGAGAAATACCATCCGATCCTTGGAATAATCAATACGTATATAAGGTTCCGGGAGATAATAATTTGCCGTATACAATTATATCGTATGGGGCTGACGGGAAAGAAGGTGGAGAAGGAAACGATGCAGACATCATTTCATGGAAAAGATAA
- the miaA gene encoding tRNA (adenosine(37)-N6)-dimethylallyltransferase MiaA, which yields MPRYNSAVVLGATATGKTAFAVKLAHAKHGEIISADSRQVYRGLDLGTGKDLHEYGSIPHHLIDVCDLNREFTVFHFQQEVYRIFPQLTEKGVLPIIAGGTGLYLDAILRGYELIPVPENPALREALAAKTLQELQAMLIALKPDIHNKTDLEQPDRLVRAIEIARYRQEHPESAVEHLHTAPLIRPKIYGISFERSVLRDRIRRRLIARIDAGMIEETERLHAQGYSWERLESLGLEYRFTAQYLQGKIETKEAYIEQLYRAIGQFAKRQETWFRRMAKNGIEIEWIDGNEAAQLTAEGIAGSELFGSL from the coding sequence ATGCCGCGCTATAACAGCGCCGTTGTGCTCGGTGCGACGGCAACGGGAAAAACGGCGTTTGCCGTCAAACTTGCGCACGCGAAGCACGGTGAAATCATCTCTGCAGATTCACGGCAGGTATACCGCGGGCTCGATTTGGGCACGGGAAAGGATTTGCACGAATACGGCAGCATCCCCCATCACCTTATCGATGTCTGCGATTTAAACCGCGAATTTACGGTCTTTCACTTTCAGCAGGAAGTATACCGCATCTTTCCGCAGCTGACGGAAAAAGGAGTGCTGCCCATTATCGCAGGCGGTACAGGGCTATACCTCGATGCGATTCTCCGCGGCTATGAGCTTATCCCCGTGCCCGAAAATCCCGCATTGCGAGAAGCGCTGGCAGCAAAAACACTGCAAGAGCTGCAAGCCATGCTCATCGCGCTCAAACCGGATATCCACAACAAAACCGACCTTGAACAGCCCGACCGCCTTGTCCGCGCCATCGAAATTGCCCGTTACCGGCAAGAGCATCCCGAATCTGCCGTCGAACATCTGCATACGGCGCCGCTCATCCGGCCGAAAATCTACGGAATCTCGTTTGAGCGCAGCGTTCTACGCGACCGGATCCGCCGCCGCCTCATTGCCCGCATCGATGCCGGTATGATAGAAGAAACCGAACGGCTCCACGCGCAAGGGTATTCATGGGAGCGGCTCGAAAGCCTCGGACTGGAGTACCGCTTTACCGCACAGTATCTGCAAGGTAAAATAGAAACAAAAGAAGCCTACATCGAACAACTCTACCGAGCAATCGGCCAATTTGCAAAACGGCAGGAAACATGGTTCCGGCGCATGGCAAAGAACGGTATCGAAATAGAATGGATCGACGGCAACGAGGCGGCTCAACTGACAGCGGAGGGGATTGCCGGATCGGAACTGTTCGGAAGTCTTTAA
- the mazG gene encoding nucleoside triphosphate pyrophosphohydrolase translates to MTLYGNTDKNEKKTAAHTAAIAAQPETAAAAEAFAALFTTIKRLRAPGGCPWDIEQTPMTLRATLLEETYETIEALEEASSNSAEAVHAAEELGDVLLNIVMIAYMFEQEQAFSVAEMIRSLNEKLIRRHPHVFGQTAGFPDAGDAKKPVTAEKVLAQWDTIKDTVEGRASASALDSIPKTFPPLTRAYKLQKRAAKKGFDWDNADGPQKKTEEELAEFTEALAHGTHEEDEAEFGDLLFSLVNTARHLHIDPAIALSRTNAKFERRFRFVEKRMEEAGIPCSHDTLTEMDGFWEEAKRMELQNSSAPRGNE, encoded by the coding sequence ATGACACTATACGGCAATACCGATAAAAATGAAAAAAAAACGGCCGCTCATACTGCGGCGATAGCGGCGCAACCGGAAACAGCCGCGGCTGCGGAAGCATTTGCAGCGCTTTTTACTACCATTAAACGGCTGCGGGCGCCGGGAGGCTGTCCGTGGGATATCGAACAAACCCCGATGACGCTGAGGGCAACGCTTCTTGAAGAAACGTACGAAACAATCGAGGCGTTGGAAGAAGCCTCCTCGAACAGCGCGGAGGCCGTCCATGCGGCGGAAGAACTCGGCGATGTGCTGTTAAACATCGTGATGATTGCCTATATGTTTGAACAGGAACAGGCTTTTTCCGTAGCCGAGATGATACGCTCGCTCAATGAAAAACTGATTAGACGCCACCCCCATGTGTTCGGGCAAACGGCCGGCTTCCCCGATGCCGGCGATGCAAAAAAACCGGTTACGGCGGAAAAAGTGCTTGCCCAGTGGGACACTATCAAGGATACCGTAGAAGGCAGGGCGAGCGCCTCCGCGCTGGATTCCATCCCCAAAACCTTTCCGCCGCTCACCCGCGCGTACAAGCTCCAAAAACGGGCTGCAAAAAAAGGCTTTGACTGGGATAACGCAGACGGTCCGCAGAAAAAAACAGAAGAAGAACTTGCCGAATTTACGGAGGCGCTTGCACACGGCACGCACGAAGAGGACGAAGCGGAATTCGGCGACCTGCTTTTCAGCTTGGTTAACACCGCGCGGCACTTGCATATCGATCCCGCGATTGCGCTGAGCCGTACCAATGCAAAATTTGAACGCCGCTTCCGCTTTGTAGAAAAGCGTATGGAGGAAGCCGGCATCCCCTGTTCCCACGACACCTTGACCGAGATGGACGGATTTTGGGAAGAAGCAAAACGCATGGAACTTCAAAACTCATCCGCCCCGCGCGGAAATGAATAA
- a CDS encoding class I SAM-dependent methyltransferase — MSTVYTPDQAAQECLKTSIIQLSFSRPCKETAETKARLRLITVKGKAAYQLETVKNKQAFQKNVEPEALSGTIAEYFTRFKAAECRGRQEQLFFLQNNKGTIALTKRVPSSAPLTDKSGTHDKIKNYLIPEGTPFAFLLEQGVMNAEGVVLKQKYHKFRQINKFLEFIAGVEPFIRETVDRSGKPFSITDFGCGKAYLSFALYYYLHERQKLPVRIHGLDLKTEVIEHCSALAERCGYAELNFAEGNIGDHPLPNGTGMMVCLHACDTATDLALAQAVRAQVPIIFAVPCCQHELYAQLKTRKEAFRTEEHLLFPFMEHGIITERFATLLTDTVRALLLQACGYTVQIMEFIETEHTPKNILIHAVKKTQSPEKTERLKAAALRQYRRIKESFRIEPMLENLLKEQLPTN, encoded by the coding sequence ATGAGTACCGTATACACACCCGATCAGGCAGCGCAAGAATGCCTGAAAACTTCTATTATACAGCTTTCGTTTTCCCGCCCGTGTAAAGAAACTGCCGAAACAAAGGCGCGGCTCAGGCTCATCACGGTAAAAGGAAAAGCCGCTTACCAGCTGGAAACCGTCAAAAACAAGCAAGCCTTTCAGAAAAACGTCGAACCCGAAGCCTTATCCGGCACAATAGCGGAATACTTTACCCGTTTTAAGGCGGCGGAATGCCGAGGCAGGCAGGAACAGCTCTTCTTTTTGCAGAATAACAAGGGAACTATCGCCCTTACCAAGCGGGTACCCTCCTCTGCTCCGCTGACGGACAAGAGCGGCACGCACGACAAAATAAAGAACTACCTTATTCCCGAAGGAACGCCGTTTGCGTTTTTACTCGAGCAGGGGGTGATGAATGCCGAAGGTGTCGTCTTAAAGCAAAAATACCATAAGTTTCGGCAGATCAATAAATTCCTCGAATTTATCGCCGGGGTTGAACCGTTTATACGGGAGACCGTTGACCGTTCCGGCAAACCTTTTTCCATCACCGACTTCGGATGCGGCAAGGCGTATTTGAGCTTTGCGCTCTATTATTATCTGCATGAACGGCAGAAACTGCCGGTACGGATTCACGGGTTGGACTTAAAAACCGAGGTTATCGAGCACTGCTCCGCATTGGCGGAACGGTGCGGCTACGCGGAGTTGAACTTTGCGGAGGGCAATATCGGCGACCACCCGCTGCCTAACGGTACGGGCATGATGGTATGTCTCCATGCCTGCGATACGGCGACGGATTTAGCGCTTGCGCAGGCAGTCCGCGCTCAGGTGCCGATTATCTTTGCCGTTCCATGCTGCCAGCATGAACTGTATGCCCAGCTTAAAACCCGAAAAGAAGCGTTCCGTACGGAAGAGCACCTACTGTTTCCCTTCATGGAACACGGTATTATCACCGAGCGGTTTGCCACGCTTTTAACCGACACCGTACGCGCGCTTCTTTTACAAGCGTGCGGCTACACCGTGCAGATTATGGAGTTTATCGAAACGGAACATACCCCTAAAAATATCTTGATCCATGCGGTAAAAAAAACGCAAAGCCCCGAAAAAACGGAACGGCTGAAAGCGGCCGCACTTCGGCAATACCGCCGCATCAAAGAAAGCTTTCGCATTGAACCGATGCTTGAAAACCTGCTGAAAGAACAGCTTCCGACAAACTGA
- the glsA gene encoding glutaminase A → MVDIQAILRRAYDYGITYIDKGVVANYIPELAKEDKTRAGAAIIDTDGSVYTVGAAQYQFSIQSIVKIIIYLCVLEHYDFDYIQKFIGVKPSAKPFNSIIELELSDKNIPVNPFINAGAIVGTSLLFEKYGNNTFEMILKRTHEIIGNDKIDYSRSIFNSESSCAFANRALTYMLLNGKIISPDINVEDLLNVYFKSCSILANVTDLAQLSFILSRDGKDTAGKQRCSAEHARIIRTIMATCGTYDYSGEFAVRIGMPAKSGVGGGIVTASRAGYGIGVYCPGLDAHGNSYVGTRMLELIANELGLSIY, encoded by the coding sequence ATGGTGGACATTCAAGCGATTCTGCGGCGTGCATACGATTATGGAATTACGTATATCGATAAGGGCGTAGTTGCCAACTATATTCCAGAGCTTGCAAAAGAGGACAAGACACGGGCGGGGGCTGCCATTATCGATACGGACGGTTCCGTGTATACAGTCGGGGCTGCACAGTATCAATTCAGCATTCAAAGTATTGTAAAGATTATTATTTATCTTTGCGTGTTGGAACACTATGATTTTGACTATATCCAAAAATTTATCGGCGTAAAGCCCTCGGCAAAACCCTTTAACAGTATTATTGAACTGGAGCTGAGCGATAAGAATATTCCGGTCAATCCTTTTATTAATGCCGGCGCGATCGTAGGGACATCGTTATTATTCGAAAAATACGGTAATAACACCTTTGAAATGATCCTAAAGCGAACCCATGAAATTATCGGAAACGATAAAATAGACTACAGTAGGAGTATTTTTAACTCCGAAAGTTCTTGCGCTTTTGCCAACAGAGCACTGACGTATATGCTGCTGAACGGCAAAATCATTTCTCCTGATATCAATGTGGAAGACTTATTGAACGTTTATTTTAAAAGCTGCTCTATTTTGGCCAATGTAACGGATTTAGCACAGCTCAGCTTTATTTTATCGCGGGACGGTAAAGATACCGCCGGTAAACAGCGCTGCAGTGCGGAACATGCGCGGATTATCAGAACTATTATGGCAACCTGCGGTACCTATGATTATTCGGGTGAATTTGCCGTTAGAATAGGCATGCCGGCAAAAAGCGGGGTTGGAGGAGGAATCGTTACTGCATCGCGGGCAGGATACGGCATCGGAGTGTATTGTCCCGGGCTGGATGCTCACGGCAATTCCTATGTCGGCACCCGTATGCTTGAGCTGATTGCAAACGAGTTAGGACTCAGCATCTATTAA
- a CDS encoding chromate transporter, with protein sequence MKDRLMRYVQLFATFFKIGLFTFGGGMSMLPMLQKELVESKKWLTDEEILNYFAIGQCTPGIIAVNVATFCGYKRAGLSGAIVSTVGIVCPSWIVITLIAGSISRFSEIAWIQRAMKGVYVAVAALLTRAVFTFGKKILTDLVTAAIAAGAFLAMSVWNVSGILIVLAAGIIGFCAQIIRNGKNTSGRRKGDQ encoded by the coding sequence ATGAAAGATAGATTGATGCGGTACGTGCAGTTGTTTGCCACGTTTTTTAAAATAGGGCTTTTTACTTTCGGCGGCGGTATGAGTATGCTTCCAATGCTGCAGAAGGAATTGGTAGAATCGAAGAAATGGCTTACGGATGAAGAAATTCTGAATTACTTTGCGATAGGGCAGTGCACTCCGGGGATTATTGCGGTCAATGTCGCAACATTCTGCGGATATAAACGCGCCGGTCTTTCGGGAGCAATTGTGAGCACGGTAGGAATTGTGTGTCCTTCGTGGATTGTTATCACGCTGATTGCCGGTTCCATTTCCCGCTTTTCCGAGATTGCATGGATACAGCGTGCTATGAAAGGGGTGTATGTCGCCGTTGCCGCCCTGTTAACCCGCGCGGTTTTTACCTTCGGCAAAAAAATTCTTACCGACCTTGTTACCGCCGCTATTGCCGCCGGCGCATTCCTTGCGATGTCCGTATGGAATGTTTCCGGCATATTGATTGTGCTTGCCGCCGGTATTATCGGTTTTTGTGCGCAAATTATCCGAAACGGCAAAAATACCTCCGGCCGCCGAAAGGGGGATCAATAA
- a CDS encoding chromate transporter, whose translation MSLLGLFFLFMYIGLSTIGGGLVAVSLMQQELVARSIISSEQFIAMIAVSESSPGPIGINMATYIGYELYGIWGSLVLTAGIVLPSLIVIILIARFTQSFQDAAPVKNTMYGLRAGAAGMIAAAAWNVLAVAVFTLPAFYASRRWTDLVDWKSAAVFCLFLLVQIRFQRLHPIFLIIAGAVIGLVLF comes from the coding sequence ATGAGTTTACTCGGTTTATTTTTCCTTTTTATGTATATCGGACTTTCTACCATCGGCGGCGGACTGGTTGCCGTCAGTTTGATGCAGCAGGAGCTGGTTGCCCGGTCGATTATCAGTTCCGAGCAGTTTATTGCGATGATTGCGGTTTCGGAATCATCGCCCGGCCCGATCGGTATTAACATGGCAACCTATATCGGGTATGAGCTGTACGGTATTTGGGGCAGCCTTGTATTGACCGCCGGCATTGTGCTGCCGTCGCTGATTGTGATTATATTGATAGCCCGCTTTACCCAATCGTTTCAAGATGCGGCGCCGGTTAAGAATACCATGTATGGACTGCGGGCGGGAGCCGCGGGGATGATTGCTGCGGCCGCGTGGAATGTTCTTGCAGTTGCAGTGTTTACGTTGCCTGCGTTTTATGCTTCGCGGCGGTGGACGGATCTGGTTGACTGGAAGTCTGCAGCCGTCTTTTGCCTTTTTTTGCTTGTGCAAATAAGATTTCAGCGGCTGCATCCCATCTTTTTAATTATTGCCGGCGCTGTTATCGGCCTTGTGTTGTTCTAA
- a CDS encoding copper homeostasis protein CutC, producing the protein MKSITIEICAGSLDDAIAAEKAGAARIELNSSLFLGGLTPSLGTLLLVKKETNLKVMTMVRPRAAGFLYTASEFKAMKEDAKLFIENGADGIVFGFLKKDGTVDEKRCEALIKIAGDKEKVFHRAIDVVPDPLKTLDILIDLGFTRVLTSGQEPTAYEGMELIAEMVKHAKGKIEILPGGGITKKNVEKLVKGTGVNQIHFAALKSVAEPSTAKNPAIYYGGALYPPEDRFETADLGAMSEIIGTVRF; encoded by the coding sequence ATGAAAAGCATTACAATTGAAATTTGCGCAGGCTCGCTCGACGATGCGATTGCAGCCGAAAAGGCCGGCGCTGCAAGAATTGAATTAAATTCTTCCCTGTTTTTAGGAGGCCTGACCCCTTCGCTGGGCACCCTTCTCCTTGTTAAAAAAGAGACAAACCTCAAAGTGATGACGATGGTTCGTCCCCGTGCCGCCGGATTTTTGTATACCGCTTCCGAGTTTAAGGCGATGAAAGAGGATGCAAAACTATTTATCGAAAACGGTGCGGACGGCATCGTATTCGGTTTTTTGAAAAAAGACGGAACCGTAGACGAAAAACGATGCGAAGCGCTCATCAAGATTGCAGGAGACAAAGAAAAGGTGTTCCACCGCGCCATCGACGTTGTGCCCGACCCTCTTAAAACACTCGATATTCTGATCGATCTCGGGTTTACCCGCGTACTAACCAGCGGACAGGAGCCTACCGCGTATGAAGGTATGGAGCTGATCGCCGAAATGGTTAAGCACGCTAAAGGAAAAATAGAAATCCTGCCCGGCGGCGGCATTACCAAGAAAAATGTGGAAAAGCTCGTGAAAGGTACCGGAGTCAATCAGATTCACTTTGCGGCATTAAAATCCGTTGCGGAACCTTCGACGGCAAAGAACCCCGCCATCTACTACGGCGGCGCGCTCTACCCGCCCGAAGACCGGTTCGAAACCGCCGACCTCGGTGCTATGTCCGAAATCATCGGCACCGTACGGTTTTAG